A single genomic interval of Trinickia acidisoli harbors:
- the betB gene encoding betaine-aldehyde dehydrogenase, with amino-acid sequence MTQPCVYGPQRLYIGGAYVDATSGTHFETFDPATGERLATVAQASRDDVERAVVSAREGQREWAAFNAMARSRILRRAVELLRARNDELAELEMRDTGKPIAETRAVDIVTGADVIEYYAGLATALEGRQIPLRDDSFVYTRREPLGVCAGIGAWNYPIQIACWKSAPALAAGNAMIFKPSEITPLSALKLAEIYTEAGVPPGAFNVVQGNGAVGAMLAEHPAIAKVSFTGGVETGKKVMSLAGASSLKEVTMELGGKSPLIVFDDADLERAADIAVTANFFSAGQVCTNGTRVFVHRSVVKPFEALVLERVKRIRIGNPANPETNFGPLVSAAQLDKVLGYIESGKREGARLVIGGTRLVEGGFARGQYVAPTVFADCRDDMRIVREEIFGPVMCLLEFDEENEVISRANATHYGLAAGVVTENLARAHRAIHRLEAGICWINTWGESPAEMPVGGYKQSGVGRENGIGTLEHYTQIKSVQVELGPYRPVF; translated from the coding sequence ATGACCCAGCCCTGCGTCTATGGTCCGCAACGGCTTTACATCGGAGGAGCCTATGTCGACGCCACGTCCGGCACGCACTTCGAGACGTTCGATCCCGCGACGGGCGAGCGACTGGCCACGGTCGCGCAAGCCAGCCGGGACGACGTCGAGCGCGCCGTCGTATCGGCTCGTGAAGGACAGCGCGAATGGGCGGCGTTCAATGCGATGGCACGCTCGCGCATCTTGCGCCGCGCGGTCGAATTGCTGCGCGCGCGCAACGACGAACTCGCCGAGTTGGAGATGCGCGATACCGGTAAGCCGATCGCCGAAACGCGCGCCGTCGATATCGTGACGGGGGCCGACGTCATCGAATACTATGCGGGCCTCGCGACCGCGCTCGAAGGACGCCAGATTCCGTTGCGCGACGATTCGTTCGTCTACACGCGGCGCGAGCCCTTGGGGGTCTGCGCCGGCATTGGCGCATGGAACTACCCGATTCAGATCGCCTGTTGGAAATCGGCGCCCGCACTCGCAGCCGGTAACGCGATGATCTTCAAGCCGAGCGAGATCACGCCGCTATCGGCGCTCAAGCTGGCCGAGATCTACACCGAGGCCGGCGTGCCGCCCGGCGCTTTCAACGTCGTTCAAGGCAACGGCGCGGTCGGTGCGATGCTGGCCGAGCATCCGGCCATCGCGAAGGTGTCGTTCACCGGGGGCGTGGAGACGGGCAAGAAAGTCATGTCGCTGGCGGGCGCATCGTCGCTGAAGGAAGTGACGATGGAACTCGGCGGCAAATCGCCATTGATCGTGTTCGACGACGCCGATCTCGAACGCGCCGCCGATATCGCCGTCACGGCAAATTTTTTCAGTGCCGGCCAAGTTTGCACGAACGGCACGCGCGTGTTCGTGCATCGCTCGGTAGTGAAGCCCTTCGAAGCGCTGGTGCTCGAGCGCGTCAAACGCATCCGTATCGGCAACCCCGCCAACCCCGAAACGAATTTCGGCCCGCTCGTCAGCGCGGCTCAACTCGACAAGGTGCTCGGCTATATCGAAAGCGGCAAACGCGAAGGCGCGCGGCTCGTCATCGGCGGCACGCGTCTCGTCGAAGGCGGATTCGCGCGCGGTCAGTACGTTGCACCGACGGTGTTCGCCGATTGTCGCGACGACATGCGTATCGTGCGCGAAGAGATTTTCGGGCCTGTGATGTGCCTGCTCGAGTTCGATGAGGAGAACGAAGTCATTTCACGGGCCAACGCGACGCATTACGGTTTGGCGGCCGGTGTCGTCACAGAAAATCTTGCTCGTGCGCACCGCGCGATTCATCGGCTCGAAGCGGGTATCTGCTGGATCAACACGTGGGGCGAATCGCCGGCCGAGATGCCCGTGGGCGGCTACAAGCAATCGGGTGTGGGCCGCGAGAACGGCATCGGCACGCTCGAGCATTACACACAGATCAAATCGGTTCAGGTCGAACTCGGCCCCTACCGGCCCGTGTTCTGA
- the betA gene encoding choline dehydrogenase: MSAKEYDYIIVGAGSAGNVLATRLTEDADVTVLLLEAGGPDYRLDFRTQMPAALAYPLQGRRYNWAYETEPEPHMNSRRMECGRGKGLGGSSLINGMCYIRGNALDYDGWAQNKGLENWSYLDCLPYFKKAETRDVGPNAYHGGNGPVHVTTSKPGNNPLFGAMVEAGVQAGYARTDDLNGYRQEGFGPMDRTVTAQGRRASTARGYLDQARQRPNLTIVTHAQTDRVLFSGKRASGVTYLHRDTPVIAHARREVLVCSGAIASPQLLQRSGVGPGEWLRELAVPIVLDLPGVGNNLQDHLEIYMQYECKEPVSLYPALQWYNQPAIGLEWLVKGTGIGASNQFEAGGFIRTRDDDPWPNIQYHFLPIAINYNGSNAIDMHGFQAHMGSMRSPSRGRVRLRSRDPRAHPSILFNYMADPLDWREFRDGIRMTREIISQRALDRYRGRELSPGAELETDAELDAFVRARAETAYHPSCSCAMGYDEMSVVDAEGRVHGIEGLRVVDASIMPRITTGNLNAPTIMLAEKIADRIRGQAPPAREDVPYYVANGMPARGIANPAAPRASGVRPTTGASHDR, encoded by the coding sequence GTGAGTGCCAAGGAATACGACTACATCATCGTCGGCGCGGGATCCGCGGGCAACGTGCTGGCCACGCGCTTGACCGAGGACGCCGACGTCACCGTGCTGCTGCTCGAAGCCGGCGGCCCCGACTACCGGCTCGACTTCCGCACGCAAATGCCGGCCGCCCTCGCCTATCCGCTGCAAGGCCGACGCTACAACTGGGCGTATGAGACCGAGCCGGAACCGCATATGAATAGCCGCCGCATGGAATGCGGACGCGGTAAAGGACTCGGCGGCTCGTCGTTGATCAATGGCATGTGCTATATCCGCGGCAACGCACTCGATTACGATGGCTGGGCGCAGAACAAAGGGCTCGAGAATTGGAGCTACCTCGATTGCCTGCCTTACTTCAAGAAGGCGGAAACGCGCGACGTCGGCCCCAATGCGTATCACGGCGGCAACGGGCCCGTGCATGTGACGACGAGCAAGCCCGGCAACAACCCGCTGTTCGGCGCCATGGTCGAGGCCGGCGTGCAAGCGGGCTACGCGCGCACCGACGACCTCAACGGCTATCGGCAGGAAGGCTTCGGCCCGATGGACCGCACCGTTACCGCGCAGGGCCGCCGCGCAAGCACCGCGCGCGGCTATCTGGACCAAGCACGGCAACGGCCGAACCTGACGATCGTCACGCACGCGCAAACCGACCGCGTGCTATTTAGCGGCAAACGCGCCTCCGGCGTCACCTACCTTCATCGCGACACGCCGGTGATCGCACATGCGCGGCGTGAAGTGCTCGTGTGCTCGGGCGCGATTGCATCGCCGCAACTGCTGCAGCGGTCGGGGGTGGGCCCGGGCGAGTGGCTGCGTGAACTCGCCGTACCGATCGTGCTCGATCTACCGGGCGTCGGCAACAATTTGCAAGACCATCTCGAGATATACATGCAGTACGAATGCAAGGAGCCTGTGTCGCTCTATCCCGCGCTGCAGTGGTACAACCAACCCGCGATCGGCTTGGAGTGGCTTGTCAAAGGCACGGGCATCGGCGCGAGCAATCAATTCGAAGCGGGTGGTTTCATTCGTACGCGCGACGACGACCCTTGGCCGAACATTCAGTACCACTTCCTACCGATCGCCATCAACTACAACGGGTCGAACGCGATCGACATGCATGGCTTCCAGGCGCACATGGGCTCGATGCGCTCGCCGAGCCGCGGTCGCGTTAGGCTGCGCTCGCGCGATCCGCGCGCCCACCCTAGCATCTTGTTCAATTACATGGCCGATCCGCTCGATTGGCGCGAGTTTCGCGACGGGATTCGCATGACGCGCGAGATCATTTCTCAACGCGCGCTCGATCGTTATCGCGGCCGCGAACTCAGCCCCGGCGCAGAGCTCGAGACCGATGCGGAACTCGATGCGTTCGTCCGCGCGCGCGCGGAGACGGCCTATCACCCCTCGTGCTCATGCGCGATGGGCTACGACGAGATGTCAGTCGTCGATGCGGAAGGACGCGTACACGGCATCGAGGGATTGCGTGTGGTGGATGCGTCGATCATGCCGCGCATCACGACGGGCAACCTCAACGCGCCCACGATCATGCTCGCGGAGAAGATTGCCGATCGCATCCGAGGGCAAGCGCCGCCGGCGCGGGAGGACGTGCCTTATTACGTGGCGAATGGGATGCCGGCGCGCGGGATAGCGAATCCGGCGGCGCCGAGGGCATCGGGGGTCCGTCCGACTACCGGCGCTTCACATGATCGATGA
- a CDS encoding LysR family transcriptional regulator, with product MKQNFTVRQGALDGVEAFLCVARHRSFRRAAAELGVTPSAISQAVRVLEARIGAALFIRTTRSVGLTEAGEQFLSRAKPAFEELVAASDVARGLGQRPTGLLRLSVPRAVVPILLEPMIASFCQAYPEVEVEIAASEALIDIAAEGFDAGIRLGQFVAADMVAVPLTPPFRLVVVGAPDYFVRRSRPMHTDDLREHACLRWRRSNGAIALWSFNDNGRAIEIAVSGPLIANDFPTMLGAAVEGIGLAQLPEPMVAEGLRTGKLAHVLEAYAPMVQGVFLYYPSRRQMMPKLRAFIDHVKRR from the coding sequence ATGAAGCAGAACTTCACAGTCAGGCAGGGCGCGCTAGATGGTGTGGAAGCGTTCCTGTGCGTTGCACGGCATCGCAGCTTTCGTCGCGCAGCCGCGGAACTAGGCGTGACGCCATCGGCCATCAGCCAAGCGGTGCGCGTACTCGAAGCACGCATTGGCGCGGCGCTGTTCATCCGCACCACGCGTAGCGTCGGCTTGACCGAAGCCGGCGAACAATTTCTTTCGCGCGCAAAGCCTGCCTTTGAAGAGCTTGTCGCGGCGAGCGATGTGGCGCGCGGGCTCGGCCAGCGGCCCACGGGATTGTTGCGGCTTTCCGTGCCGCGCGCAGTGGTGCCCATCCTGCTTGAACCGATGATCGCGTCGTTTTGCCAGGCTTACCCCGAGGTCGAGGTGGAGATCGCCGCAAGCGAAGCGTTGATCGATATCGCTGCGGAAGGGTTCGACGCCGGCATCAGGCTGGGCCAGTTCGTCGCCGCGGACATGGTTGCGGTGCCGTTGACGCCGCCGTTTCGTCTTGTCGTCGTCGGTGCTCCCGACTACTTCGTGCGGCGCAGCCGGCCCATGCACACGGACGACCTGCGCGAACACGCGTGCTTGCGATGGCGGCGCTCGAACGGCGCCATCGCGCTATGGTCGTTCAACGACAACGGCCGCGCGATCGAGATCGCCGTGTCCGGCCCTCTCATCGCCAACGATTTTCCCACGATGCTTGGCGCGGCAGTCGAAGGCATAGGTCTAGCTCAGTTGCCTGAGCCGATGGTTGCCGAGGGATTGAGAACGGGGAAACTCGCGCATGTGCTGGAGGCATACGCGCCGATGGTGCAGGGGGTGTTTCTTTACTACCCGAGCCGTCGGCAGATGATGCCCAAGCTGCGGGCATTCATCGATCATGTGAAGCGCCGGTAG
- a CDS encoding energy transducer TonB family protein has translation MMTKSLLRGWNARPHIHAAKAFVVFACILGSASARANITSAPSYVPAQNIPCSYGLSADDLQSAEPTLQHLVRPQVAVRVSVGEQGEIRDAVVELSSGNSAFDNLALQASRRAQCRPFTGADGKSVPVETNFVFKLQRTAADSNRVDESVAATASNPIAAGGVSSLPAPVGAANS, from the coding sequence ATGATGACCAAATCCCTGCTTCGCGGCTGGAATGCACGGCCGCATATTCACGCAGCAAAGGCGTTCGTCGTGTTCGCTTGCATTCTGGGCAGTGCCTCGGCGAGGGCGAATATCACGTCCGCACCATCCTATGTGCCTGCGCAGAACATTCCATGCAGTTACGGCTTGTCCGCCGACGATCTGCAATCGGCGGAACCGACTTTGCAGCATCTTGTGCGCCCTCAGGTCGCCGTTCGGGTGTCAGTCGGTGAACAGGGCGAGATCCGCGATGCAGTTGTAGAACTGTCGTCGGGAAATTCCGCGTTCGACAACCTCGCTCTTCAGGCATCGCGGCGCGCCCAATGCCGGCCTTTTACCGGCGCGGACGGCAAGAGCGTCCCGGTCGAAACGAACTTCGTTTTCAAGTTGCAGCGCACCGCTGCCGATTCGAATCGCGTTGACGAAAGCGTCGCAGCCACTGCGAGCAATCCGATCGCAGCGGGTGGCGTTTCCTCGCTGCCTGCTCCCGTAGGCGCCGCCAACTCTTAA
- a CDS encoding TetR/AcrR family transcriptional regulator, with product MARKPLTKPRKHASQERSRATVDVLIEATARILVKDGFDKASTNRIAEKAGVSVGSLYQYFPSKEALVAAVMERHRRELMQVVRDTAAEIMALPLEQAMPKLVAAAIEAHRVDPKLHGVLAEQIPRTGRFENAGVFNREAYALFFTYLEAHCDECRAVDLSLAAFVCMTSIEALTHTAVLHYSDDLSEQAFEALVEEVTRLIVGYLR from the coding sequence ATGGCGCGAAAACCGCTCACGAAACCCCGTAAACATGCGTCTCAAGAGAGATCGCGTGCAACCGTCGATGTCCTCATCGAAGCCACCGCTCGCATTTTGGTCAAAGACGGTTTCGATAAAGCCAGCACCAACCGGATCGCGGAAAAGGCGGGCGTCAGCGTCGGTTCGCTCTATCAATATTTCCCGAGCAAGGAGGCGCTCGTCGCGGCCGTCATGGAGCGTCATCGCCGAGAACTCATGCAGGTCGTTCGTGACACGGCGGCGGAGATCATGGCGCTTCCGCTCGAACAAGCGATGCCCAAGCTCGTTGCGGCGGCGATCGAGGCGCATCGCGTCGATCCCAAGCTGCATGGCGTGCTTGCGGAGCAGATTCCACGCACAGGTAGGTTCGAGAACGCCGGCGTTTTCAATCGTGAGGCGTACGCACTCTTTTTCACTTACCTGGAAGCGCATTGCGACGAGTGTCGGGCAGTCGATCTAAGCTTGGCGGCGTTCGTGTGCATGACGTCGATCGAGGCGCTGACCCATACGGCGGTTTTGCACTATTCCGATGATCTTTCGGAGCAAGCGTTCGAAGCGCTCGTCGAAGAGGTGACTCGGCTCATTGTTGGATATTTGCGGTAG
- a CDS encoding DinB family protein: MARQPAFQPYSQLIAIKQWADRGLYDVVDQNLDRLSYEDRSIMLRIFDHMHVVDQIFQHHLQGVPHTFQAARSQQAPEFRALADRAREVDDWYVSYVNGLTQSDFEQPIDFTFTSGKQARMQRGEIILHVCLHGTYHRGNAGAVLLLKGITPSRDSITDFLEDTGSMPVSAASASASA; the protein is encoded by the coding sequence ATGGCTCGTCAGCCCGCTTTTCAGCCATACTCGCAACTGATTGCCATCAAACAATGGGCCGATCGCGGCCTCTACGACGTGGTCGATCAAAACCTCGATCGTCTAAGCTACGAGGATCGCTCGATCATGTTGCGCATCTTCGACCATATGCATGTGGTCGATCAAATCTTTCAGCACCACTTGCAAGGGGTACCCCACACGTTCCAAGCGGCGCGATCTCAGCAAGCGCCTGAGTTCCGGGCACTGGCAGACCGTGCCAGAGAAGTCGACGACTGGTACGTGTCCTACGTGAATGGCCTAACGCAAAGCGATTTCGAGCAACCGATCGATTTCACGTTCACGAGCGGGAAGCAGGCACGCATGCAGCGGGGCGAGATCATTCTGCACGTGTGCCTGCACGGGACTTATCATCGCGGCAATGCCGGCGCCGTTCTGCTATTGAAAGGCATCACCCCGAGCCGCGATTCGATTACGGATTTCCTCGAAGACACGGGGTCGATGCCGGTAAGCGCCGCGTCAGCATCGGCGTCGGCGTAA
- a CDS encoding NAD(P)-dependent alcohol dehydrogenase — protein MYKTHGYAAKDADSPLVPFDIQRRDPREHDVQIEVLFCGVCHSDLHQARNEWRNTIYPVVPGHEIVGRVTKVGSAVTRYKSGDLVGVGCLVDSCRTCASCAEGLEQYCENGFVGTYNGVDRESGETTYGGYSTNLVVDEAFVLSVPANLDPAGAAPLLCAGITTYSPLRQWGAGPGKKVGIVGLGGLGHMGVKLARAMGAHVVLFTTSPSKIEDAKRLGAHEVVISKDPAHMQAHANSFDFILNTVAAQHDLNPFIGLLKRDATMTLVGAPEHDHPSPQVFNLIFKRRRLAGSLIGGIAETQEMLDFCGQHGITSEIEMISMQGINQAYERMLKSDVKYRFVIDLDSLRQ, from the coding sequence ATGTACAAGACTCACGGATACGCAGCGAAGGACGCCGATTCTCCCCTCGTTCCTTTCGACATTCAACGCCGCGACCCGCGCGAGCACGACGTGCAGATCGAGGTGCTGTTTTGCGGCGTCTGCCACTCGGATCTCCATCAAGCACGCAACGAATGGCGCAATACGATCTATCCCGTGGTGCCTGGGCATGAAATCGTCGGCCGCGTGACGAAAGTCGGCTCGGCGGTCACGCGCTACAAGAGCGGCGATCTCGTCGGCGTGGGTTGCCTCGTCGATTCGTGTCGTACGTGCGCGAGCTGCGCCGAAGGTCTCGAGCAGTACTGCGAAAACGGCTTCGTCGGCACGTACAACGGTGTCGATCGCGAGAGCGGCGAAACCACGTACGGCGGCTATTCGACGAACCTCGTCGTCGACGAAGCGTTCGTGCTGAGCGTGCCGGCCAACCTCGATCCTGCCGGCGCGGCACCGCTGCTGTGCGCGGGCATCACGACCTACTCGCCGCTGCGCCAATGGGGTGCCGGCCCCGGCAAGAAGGTCGGCATCGTCGGCCTGGGCGGGCTTGGCCATATGGGCGTGAAGCTCGCGCGTGCGATGGGCGCTCACGTCGTGCTGTTTACGACTTCGCCGTCGAAAATCGAGGACGCGAAACGCCTTGGTGCACACGAAGTCGTGATTTCAAAAGACCCGGCGCACATGCAGGCGCATGCGAATAGCTTCGATTTCATCCTCAACACGGTGGCGGCGCAACACGATCTCAATCCGTTCATCGGCTTGCTCAAGCGTGACGCGACGATGACGCTCGTTGGCGCACCGGAGCACGATCACCCGTCGCCGCAAGTATTCAACTTGATCTTCAAGCGTCGTCGTCTCGCCGGCTCGCTGATCGGCGGGATTGCCGAAACACAGGAAATGCTCGACTTCTGTGGTCAGCACGGTATCACTTCAGAGATTGAAATGATTTCGATGCAAGGTATCAATCAAGCTTACGAGCGGATGTTGAAGAGCGACGTGAAGTACCGCTTCGTGATCGACCTCGATTCGTTGCGGCAATAG
- a CDS encoding AraC family transcriptional regulator: MPIPASTSPFVSPAQARMVELLATLAPDEGFTCSSLDGVKFMRTNVSIPRVPVMYEPSIVIVAQGRKKGFLGSQAFIYDAQHYLVLAVPLPFECETEATADEPMLAISIRIDLAVIAELLMMLNDARGPIDSEPRAIYATPLDPTLSDAVLRLLESLASPHDARILGPAIVREICYRVLTGSQGDMIRVALTHQDHFGRISKALRRIHADFALDLDVPTLAREAGMSLAVFHTQFKAVTETSPMQYVKTTRLHHARLLMVQNGLNVSAAATRVGYESASQFSREFKRLFGVSPVDDVKRMRGDEPPPRYVTAE, translated from the coding sequence ATGCCCATCCCCGCCTCGACTTCTCCATTCGTCAGTCCCGCGCAAGCGCGCATGGTCGAATTGCTGGCGACGCTTGCGCCCGACGAAGGGTTCACCTGCTCGTCGCTCGACGGCGTGAAGTTCATGCGGACGAACGTATCGATACCGCGCGTGCCGGTCATGTACGAGCCCTCCATCGTCATCGTCGCGCAAGGGCGCAAGAAGGGCTTTCTCGGAAGCCAGGCTTTCATTTACGATGCGCAGCACTATCTCGTGCTGGCCGTGCCGCTGCCGTTCGAGTGCGAAACCGAGGCAACGGCCGACGAGCCGATGCTGGCCATTTCGATCCGTATCGATCTCGCCGTCATCGCGGAGCTCTTGATGATGCTCAACGATGCGCGCGGGCCGATCGACAGCGAACCGCGTGCCATCTATGCCACGCCGCTCGATCCCACGTTGAGCGACGCGGTGCTCAGGCTGCTCGAATCGCTCGCCTCGCCCCACGATGCCCGCATTCTCGGGCCCGCGATCGTGCGCGAAATCTGCTATCGCGTGCTGACGGGGTCGCAAGGCGATATGATCCGCGTGGCCCTGACCCATCAAGATCATTTCGGCCGAATTTCAAAAGCCTTGCGCCGCATTCATGCGGACTTCGCTCTCGATCTCGACGTCCCCACGCTCGCACGAGAAGCGGGCATGAGCCTCGCCGTCTTTCATACGCAGTTCAAAGCGGTCACCGAAACCTCGCCGATGCAATATGTGAAGACGACTCGGCTGCATCATGCGCGTTTGCTGATGGTGCAGAACGGACTGAACGTCAGTGCGGCCGCCACGCGCGTGGGCTACGAAAGCGCCTCGCAATTCAGCCGCGAATTCAAGCGGCTGTTCGGGGTGAGCCCTGTCGACGACGTCAAGCGTATGCGCGGCGACGAACCGCCGCCGCGCTACGTCACCGCCGAATAA
- a CDS encoding aldo/keto reductase, whose amino-acid sequence MEYRKFGATGLSVSRACLGTMTFGFQIDEPTSIRIMDTAADAGVTFFDTADVYPLGGGESRVGRTEEIVGRWLKGKRERYVLATKAVGKMGPSPWDQGASRKHLLDAVDASLRRLGTDYVDLYQLHSDDRETPLDETLEALDVIVRSGRARYVGVSNFLAYRLAKALGRADVLRTARFTSVQPRYNLLFRQIERELLPLAEEERLAVLPYNPLAGGLLTGKHRHDSAPPEGRFTVGTAGEMYQSRYWHEREFATIEALKKLTADAGLSLPTVAVAWVLANNAITSAILGASRPEQLADTLAAVDLKLDPQLKAKLDELTHEYRFGDAQR is encoded by the coding sequence ATGGAATACCGTAAGTTCGGCGCCACGGGGCTCAGCGTGTCGCGCGCGTGTCTCGGGACGATGACGTTCGGCTTTCAGATCGACGAGCCGACGTCGATCCGGATCATGGATACGGCGGCCGATGCCGGCGTGACCTTCTTCGATACCGCGGACGTCTATCCGCTCGGCGGCGGCGAGTCGCGTGTCGGCCGGACCGAAGAAATCGTCGGCCGTTGGCTCAAGGGCAAGCGCGAGCGTTACGTGCTCGCGACGAAAGCCGTCGGCAAAATGGGCCCGTCGCCTTGGGACCAAGGTGCCTCCCGCAAGCATTTGCTCGATGCCGTCGACGCCTCGTTGCGGCGGCTCGGTACCGACTACGTCGATTTGTATCAGTTGCATTCCGACGATCGCGAGACGCCGCTCGACGAAACGCTCGAGGCGCTCGACGTCATCGTGCGCTCGGGCCGCGCGCGCTATGTCGGCGTGTCGAATTTCTTGGCTTATCGGCTTGCCAAGGCGTTGGGCCGCGCGGACGTTCTGCGCACCGCGCGCTTCACGTCGGTTCAGCCGCGCTACAACTTGTTGTTTCGTCAGATCGAACGCGAACTGCTGCCGCTCGCCGAGGAAGAACGCTTAGCAGTCCTACCTTATAACCCGCTCGCGGGCGGGCTGCTCACGGGCAAGCATCGGCACGACAGCGCGCCGCCTGAAGGCCGTTTCACCGTCGGGACGGCGGGCGAGATGTATCAAAGCCGGTATTGGCACGAGCGCGAGTTCGCTACCATCGAGGCGCTCAAGAAGCTGACGGCCGATGCCGGCCTTTCGCTGCCGACCGTGGCCGTTGCATGGGTATTGGCCAACAACGCGATCACGTCCGCCATCCTGGGTGCGAGCCGTCCTGAGCAATTGGCCGACACCTTGGCCGCCGTGGATTTGAAACTCGATCCGCAACTGAAAGCGAAACTCGACGAACTCACGCATGAGTATCGTTTCGGCGATGCACAGCGGTAG
- a CDS encoding GGDEF domain-containing protein translates to MHKPALPSNEAARTALLHSLHVLDTPPNERFDRLTRLAERLFGVPISAVSLVDSDRQWFKSCVGLAVTETSRDISFCGHTILGDDLLVIEDARTDPRFFDNPLVTGDLSVRFYAGCPLTLEGDLRVGALCIVDKKPRKFDEAERGLLRDLGRIAERELEMLLLAATDDLTGLSNRRGFEALGLHLLQLCKRGGSRASVLFFDLNGFKQINDEYGHAEGDRAIVGFANVLRASLRETDVLARLGGDEFVALVVGAEAGTEARIIERVQLGVERYNHDARRGYDLRFSVGCAPFDGAKETSIADLIAVADHAMYANKRAGRAARALDAKLTQYGALIDA, encoded by the coding sequence ATGCACAAGCCTGCCCTTCCGTCGAACGAAGCCGCGCGCACCGCGCTGCTGCACTCGCTGCATGTTCTCGACACGCCGCCGAACGAGCGCTTCGATCGATTGACGCGTCTCGCCGAGCGCCTGTTCGGCGTACCGATCTCGGCGGTCTCGCTCGTCGATAGCGATCGGCAATGGTTCAAGTCGTGCGTCGGGCTTGCCGTGACGGAAACGTCGCGCGACATATCGTTTTGCGGACACACGATCCTGGGCGACGATCTCTTGGTGATCGAAGACGCGCGTACCGACCCGCGATTCTTCGACAACCCCTTGGTCACCGGCGATCTCAGCGTTCGCTTCTACGCGGGATGCCCGCTGACGCTCGAAGGCGATCTGCGTGTCGGTGCGTTATGCATCGTCGACAAGAAGCCGCGCAAGTTCGACGAAGCGGAGCGCGGCTTGCTGCGCGACCTCGGCCGCATCGCCGAGCGCGAGCTCGAAATGCTGCTACTGGCGGCGACCGACGATCTGACCGGCCTCTCGAACCGGCGTGGCTTCGAAGCGCTCGGGCTGCACCTGCTGCAGCTCTGCAAGCGGGGCGGCTCGCGCGCATCGGTACTCTTCTTCGATCTGAACGGGTTCAAGCAAATCAACGATGAATACGGCCACGCCGAAGGCGACCGCGCGATCGTCGGCTTCGCGAACGTGCTGCGCGCATCTTTGCGCGAAACGGACGTGCTCGCTCGGCTGGGCGGCGATGAGTTCGTGGCGCTCGTCGTCGGCGCGGAAGCGGGCACCGAGGCACGCATCATCGAGCGCGTTCAACTAGGCGTCGAACGCTATAACCACGATGCACGGCGCGGTTACGACTTGAGATTCAGCGTCGGATGCGCGCCATTCGACGGGGCAAAGGAAACGTCGATTGCCGACTTGATCGCCGTTGCCGATCACGCGATGTATGCGAACAAACGTGCGGGGCGAGCGGCGCGTGCGCTCGATGCGAAATTGACCCAGTACGGCGCGCTGATAGATGCTTAG
- a CDS encoding dihydroneopterin aldolase has product MKPAEPFAVRGALLHDVAAARRGRGWYVFVDGLIAHTRVGIHAHEYAAPQRVVVDARLGYRCAPSEAADGWIDYERYCQQVTAFLAEKPHTRLLETLAVEVAALSFTQWPVLETLTLALHKPKIREGTRRIGLELDWTRADYHAWRAEQEAVAARATC; this is encoded by the coding sequence GTGAAGCCCGCCGAGCCGTTTGCCGTTCGCGGCGCGTTGCTGCACGACGTGGCTGCCGCGCGTCGCGGTCGCGGCTGGTATGTATTCGTCGACGGCTTGATCGCCCACACGCGCGTGGGCATCCATGCGCACGAGTATGCCGCACCGCAACGTGTCGTCGTCGACGCCCGCCTGGGTTACCGGTGCGCGCCGTCGGAAGCGGCCGACGGTTGGATCGACTATGAACGCTATTGTCAGCAAGTGACGGCGTTTCTCGCCGAGAAGCCCCATACGCGCCTGCTCGAAACGCTGGCTGTCGAGGTCGCGGCGTTGTCGTTTACGCAATGGCCCGTGCTCGAGACGTTGACGCTTGCGTTGCACAAGCCGAAGATTCGCGAAGGCACGCGCCGCATCGGGCTGGAGCTCGATTGGACGCGTGCCGATTACCATGCTTGGCGCGCCGAGCAGGAAGCGGTCGCGGCGCGTGCGACTTGCTGA